The Haloprofundus salinisoli region GCCAGCACTGTTCGGAATCGAATCGAAACTCTCGAAGACGAAGGAATCATCGAAGGGTACCACCCAAAAATCGACTACGAGTCCGCGAATCTCCCGCTTCAGATCATGTTCGTCTGTTCGGCACCGCCGACCGAACGGTCGGAGATGGTTGAACTCATACTCGATGTTCGCGGGGTCGTGGACGTCCGGGAAACGTTAACCGGTCATCGGAATCTATACGTTGAAGCCGTTGGAACCGGTACATCCGATACTGTCCGAATCACCGACGCCCTCCACGAGATCGGCCTCTCGATCGAGAGTTCAGAAATCCTGCGTCAACGCCGAGTACAGCCGTTTAACCACTTCTTCTACACCGACCCCTACGACAACAGCCGGAATGATGGAAATGATGGAATAGAAGACGATGACAACGAGTGAGCGTCCATCTCGGCCCCTCCTCTGTTGTGGAATCCGCAATAGTGAGCAGATAGCAGCGCGTGAATCCACATAGTCCGGTGTGGCAACCGCAATAACAGGGTCGTAAACTTCGTTATCTCGAATCAATCATATATTTGGCAAACAACAACTATCCCTCTCAATCTCCTCCCTCTGCTATGGACAATCAGCAAACTGGAACGGATCTGTCGGGATTTGACGTGGGGGACAATCGTCAAAATCAGCTATTCGACGTGTTGTCTCATCCACACCGTCGGTTTATACTCCACTACTTGCAGTCCGCTGAGACGCCACTTCCGGTGAAGAAGTTGATGTCGGAGCTCGTGGCGTGGGAAATCCAGCGACCCGAAACTGACCCGATGGATGACGAGAAAAAGGCCATTAAAATTGCCCTCGTGCACAACCATCTCCCGAAGATAGCCCAGGCTGGTCTTATCAGATACGACGATGCTCGCCAGTCAGTGACGATTACAGACCGTACGAAGGAGGGAGAGGCCCACCTCGAGACGATGAAGAGCTATTGAAATCGCGTAAAGTAGCGGTAGAGATTAGTGAACAGTTTGGTTCGTATATACTGACCAGTTCTCCAACCCGATTAGACCTTTTGAGGCCGAGAAATATGCGCGTTGTATTCAGTAGTCAGTGAGCGGAACTCACAACAGCTGTCAGTAACGGATTGCGAGATACAGAGTCCCGAAGGCGGACGAGACCGAACAAGATGACACTGACCGTTTCTGTTGCCCGATACGGTCGCGAGTTATCGTCGGATCTCACCGTACATTGATGAGTGTTCGGAGATGTGTGAGCCCACCGTTATTTTGCCTTGACAAAATTTCAGGACCCTTTCGACAAGTGTTTAGTGCTTCATACATAGACCCGATTAATGGGCCCCTCTGACTCGGCTCCGGACGCTACTCGGGAAGATGTCCGGAACTTTTTTTCACGGCTGGATAAACCAGGTACGCCCCTCACTACCGCTGAAGTCGCGGAGAAACTGGAGTGCACTGACCGAACCGCACAGCATAATCTGGAAGCGCTTACCGAGCTCGGGGAGTTACAGACAAGGCAACTAGACAATCAGAACCAGATCTGGTGGCAGTCGAGGGGCAGGAGCGAACCGGCCGGCCAGCAGTCCGACATCGAGGAGTTCGGCGCGTTCGTATGTGCTGTCGAGGACTACGCCATCTTCATGCTCGATTCCGATGGTGAGATTGCCAGTTGGAACGAAGGAGCCGAACGGATCAAAGGGTACACAGAAGACGAAATCATCGGGGAGCACATTTCGAACTTCTACACTGACGCCGATATCGACGACGGGGTGCCTCACACGAACCTCGAAACCGCGGCGACGGAGGGCCCCGTTGAGGACGAGGGCTGGCGGGTCCGTAAGGATGGCTCGCGGTTCTGGGCGAACGTCGTCATTACAGCGATACGCGACGAGGATGGCACCCTTCAGGGGTTCACGAAAGTAACCCGTGACATGACCGAACGGCGAGAGTACGAACAACAGCTTCGCCAGGAACGAGATTTCACCCAACAGATCCTCGAAACCGTACCGGTGAGCATCTGCACGGTTACTCCCGACGGCGAGTTCGCGCGCGCGAACCGGCAGGCGCTCGAGCATATCGATGGCGAGGAATCCGATCTGACGGAGTACACCGTCGACTCGTGGGAACTCTACGACGGCGAGGGAAACCCGATTCCAACCGACGAGTGGCCGTGGACGCAGGTCACTGACACCGGCGACCCCGTGTACGATTACCAGTGTCAGGTTGACCTCCCGGATATCGGCCGCCGGTGGCTCTCGATCAACGCCGCCCCAATCGAA contains the following coding sequences:
- a CDS encoding helix-turn-helix domain-containing protein; the protein is MDNQQTGTDLSGFDVGDNRQNQLFDVLSHPHRRFILHYLQSAETPLPVKKLMSELVAWEIQRPETDPMDDEKKAIKIALVHNHLPKIAQAGLIRYDDARQSVTITDRTKEGEAHLETMKSY
- a CDS encoding Lrp/AsnC family transcriptional regulator, giving the protein MVELDNIDRGILHELQLDARNQTAQAIADKVDVSASTVRNRIETLEDEGIIEGYHPKIDYESANLPLQIMFVCSAPPTERSEMVELILDVRGVVDVRETLTGHRNLYVEAVGTGTSDTVRITDALHEIGLSIESSEILRQRRVQPFNHFFYTDPYDNSRNDGNDGIEDDDNE